The following coding sequences are from one Dermacentor silvarum isolate Dsil-2018 chromosome 4, BIME_Dsil_1.4, whole genome shotgun sequence window:
- the LOC119450024 gene encoding LOW QUALITY PROTEIN: intracellular coagulation inhibitor 2-like (The sequence of the model RefSeq protein was modified relative to this genomic sequence to represent the inferred CDS: deleted 1 base in 1 codon), which translates to MYRLLCLVAAATVMATAVDPEPEDRWKLARATNFLGLNLLKALPSNANTNVFFSPFSVATAMGMAYAGARGDTLEQLTLNFGYAADELNDRKVLALFKEQLEAARDLPHEYTLDIANAAVAQEGYGVLPNYTEALMSSFGAEYLEADFSKKGQEAIDKINKWVSEKTHGKVRSLFDEPPDFSTRLILLNAVYYKGTWLYEFNKVRTKPRSFYNGGVTKVLVPMMKMKSTLNHTFDASLNADVVDLPYVGTDIAMTILLPAERNGIEHLKSALTTQNLNKAIARMYPKDMKLKLPKFKLETKYTLKPTLESLGIKKIFSADADLSGISGAKNLYVSDVLHKAVLEVNEEGSEAAAVTGFVIQLRTAAFVTPPPLPKVYVDHPFIFLIRNVNTNIIMFLGEVNAL; encoded by the exons ATGTACCGCCTGCTATGCCTGGTTGCTGCTGCCACCGTGATGGCGACGGCCGTCGATCCCGAGCCCGAGGATCGATGGAAACTAGCCCGCGCCACCAACTTCCTCGGCCTGAACCTACTCAAGGCACTGCCAAGCAACGCCAATACGAACGTATTCTTCTCACCCTTCAGCGTGGCAACGGCCATGGGCATGGCGTACGCTGGCGCTCGCGGTGACACACTGGAACAGCTTACGCTCAActtcggttacgccgccgacgaaCTCAACGACCGGAAGGTCCTGGCACTGTTCAAGGAGCAGCTAGAAGCGGCGCGCGACTTGCCTCACGAATACACGCTAGACATCGCCAACGCAGCGGTAGCTCAAGAAGGCTACGGTGTCCTGCCCAATTACACGGAGGCTCTGATGAGCTCGTTTGGAGCCGAGTACCTCGAGGCCGACTTCAGCAAGAAGGGGCAAGAGGCCATCGACAAGATCAACAAGTGGGTCAGCGAAAAGACGCACGGAAAAGTTCGCAGCCTCTTCGACGAGCCGCCGGATTTCTCCACCCGGCTCATCCTGCTGAACGCCGTCTACTACAAGGGTACATGGCTCTACGAGTTCAACAAAGTACGGACCAAACCACGCTCCTTCTACAACGGCGGCGTCACCAAGGTCCTAGTGCCCATGATGAAAATGAAGTCGACGCTGAACCACACGTTCGACGCGTCGCTGAACGCAGACGTCGTGGATCTGCCATACGTTGGTACCGACATCGCCATGACCATCCTGCTT CCAGCTGAGCGCAACGGTATCGAACACCTCAAGTCGGCGCTCACCACTCAAAACCTGAACAAGGCCATCGCCAGGATGTACCCGAAAGACATGAAGCTCAAGCTGCCAAAGTTCAAGCTGGAAACCAAGTACACGCTCAAGCCAACTCTAGAGTCACTGGGCATCAAAAAGATCTTCTCCGCAGACGCAGACTTGTCCGGGATCAGCGGCGCCAAAAATCTGTACGTCTCGGACGTGCTGCACAAGGCTGTGCTGGAGGTGAACGAAGAAGGCAGCGAGGCCGCGGCCGTGACCGGGTTTGTGATCCAGCTACGCACGGCGGCGTTCGTAACGCCACCGCCGTTGCCAAAGGTCTACGTCGACCACCCGTTCATATTCCTCATCCGAAACGTCAACACCAACATTATCATGTTCCTGGGAGAGGTCAACGCCCTCTAA